From a single Toxoplasma gondii ME49 chromosome II, whole genome shotgun sequence genomic region:
- a CDS encoding hypothetical protein (encoded by transcript TGME49_221900): MAAFLLRLLRSLEKWTILQDQAGASVNEALNLLVDRQFLLGDFLVTLQTDASAREKILFGHKQREDAVHQQVLRHHRDLALTHAEIAECARQLVAASKGASRKPSSAVSRSSQFPSASSGQSSQGKRASARGTAPLSPAPETLFLEEIGAFAAEVEEAYRLQLDLQNRLIAVYRERLSPFDRDEMQRILAVWMDRPCEWSVARGGRRQTILRELKKHLRLPI, from the exons ATGGCAGCCTTTcttttgcgtcttctgcggTCTCTTGAAAAGTGGACAATTCTCCAAGACCAGGCCGGAGCCTCTGTGAACGAGGCTCTCAATCTCCTCGTTGACCGCCA ATTTCTGCTAGGAGACTTTCTCGTCACGCTGCAGACGGATGCGTCT GCTAGAGAGAAGATCCTTTTCGGCCAcaagcagcgagaagacgctgTGCATCAGCAGGTTCTCCGCCATCACCGCGACTtg GCGCTTACGCATGCAGAAATTGCAGAGTGTGCCCGGCAGTTAGTCGCCGCTTCCAAGGGCGCGTCCCGGAAGCCATCTTCTGCGGTCAGTCGAAGTTCTCAGTTTCCTTCTGCAAGTTCAGGACAAAGCAGTCAAGGGAAAAGAGCCTCCGCCCGTGGTACGGCGCCGCTTTCTCCTGCGCCGGAgactctcttcctcgaagaAATCG GCGCTTTTGCGGCAGAGGTGGAGGAGGCCTACAGGCTTCAACTGGACCTGCAGAATCGCCTCATCGCCGTCTAT agagagagactgtcgCCGTTCGATCGCGACGAGATGCAGCGAATTCTTGCGGTGTGGATGGACAGGCCCTGCGAATGGAGTGTCGCGCGCGGAG GTCGCAGACAGACGATTCTGCGCGAGTTGAAGAAACACTTGCGGCTTCCTATTTga
- a CDS encoding hypothetical protein (encoded by transcript TGME49_221818~Predicted trans-membrane domain (TMHMM2.0):206-229:304-327) — MEEKGTARQLPRRNSAYAKQEYWEERFAAEKHYEWLESPESLLPLLLPLLRPSMLVLTVGCGNSELSDALVASGMPFVFNLDFSRTVLQAKRRHERECIRKYLSSPSPPSSSSPSPPSSSSSPSPSPRSPSSPRSPSSPRSPSSPRSPSSPRSPSSPRSPPLPPVMEYLCADMTRLEFLRANAFDVVIDKAAMDGERTRIYPHKCTFVYVYSYVCIYLYTYTYMYCYVCLCPCFDKKRRTAAAVCFVSLESTHSKLPPRIQLFLLFLKGLETERHPRRTRCQNVSSTLSRRPLPRISATREKDAFVLRMFSLPLYTTLGLSVVLCSGGPCAAFSALMTEEGSVWEPRISVRQAADGYLAGVGRCLKPGGLFIQITFQQPHFRRRYLLNRFSLDLNEDAECEDGRPAPGEWISAKAKNFPLKNLPAKWQFSESYGWAFFHTDIEKNTPGCFSNFFFLAEKTL; from the exons ATGGAGGAAAAGGGGACGGCTCGACAGTTGCCTCGGAGGAACTCGGCCTACGCAAAGCAGGAATACTGGGAAGAAAG atttgcagcagagaagcacTACGAATGGCTGGAGTCTCCAGAGTCTCTGCTaccgcttctgcttcctctcctccgtccgTCTATGCTCGTCCTCACAGTGGGCTGCGGCAACAGCGAACTCAGCGATGCGCTAGTGGCAAGTGGAATGCCGTTCGTCTTCAATCTCGACTTCAGCCGCACAGTGCTTCAAGCCAAACGTCGACACGAAAGGGAATGCATCAGGAAGTacctgtcttctccctcgcctccttcttcgtcttctccctcgcctccttcttcgtcttcttctccgtctccttctcctcgctctccttcttctcctcgatctccttcttctcctcgctctccttcttctcctcgctctccttcttctcctcgctctccttcttctcctcgctctcctcctctcccgccAGTAATGGAGTATCTCTGCGCAGACATGACGCGCCTCGAGTTCCTCCGCGCAAACGCGTTCGACGTCGTG atCGACAAGGCGGCGATGGATGGTGAGAGAACCCGCATATATCCACACAAATGTacatttgtatatgtatattcatatgtgtgtatatacttgtatacgtatacatatatgtactGCTACGTGTGTTTGTGTCCTTGTTtcgacaagaagagaagaacggcggCTGCTGTCTGCTTTGTGAGCCTGGAATCGACTCACTCTAAACTCCCGCCTCGAATCCAACTCTTTTTGCTCTTTCTGAAAGGTCtagagacagaaagacaccCGCGTCGGACCCGCTGCCAAAATGTATCATCTACACTATCACGTCGACCTCTTCCACGGATATCGgcaacaagagagaaggatgcgttcgttcttcgtatgttttctctgcctctaTATACGACTCTTggtctctccgtcgttctCTGTTCTGGTGGACCTTGCGCTGCTTTTTCAGCTTTAatgacagaagaaggaagtgtGTGGGAGCCGCGAATCTCTGTCAGACAGGCTGCAGACGGCTACCTTGCTGGCGTAGGTCGGTGCCTGAAGCCTGGCGGACTCTTCATTCAAATAACTTTTCAACAGCCGCACTTTCGCAG gCGCTACTTGCTTAACCGTTTTTCACTGGATCTAAATGAGGATGCGGAGTGCGAAGATGGGAGACCCGCGCCGGGAGAGTGGATTTctgcgaaggcgaaaaaTTTCCCTTTGAAAAATCTGCCCGCCAAATGGCAGTTTTCTGAGTCCTACGGTTGGGCGTTCTTCCACACAGACATCGAAAAGAACACTCCAGGTTGCTTCTCcaactttttcttcctcgccgaaAAGACTTTGTGA
- a CDS encoding AN1 family Zinc finger domain-containing protein (encoded by transcript TGME49_221910), whose product MSSEQNEHSSAAPLCANNCGFYGNPANRNLCSKCYVEFLKTQAASATPSPPSAAAQSSSNQSSVSASSLFSADSSAASVSVSSSCDVAASASEESASSPASASSVCAPETVAPVASSDVDVVGKGNAQTAGLPVQTKKEEADGASNGEMHAASPPGGASPADEKPKQVKTNRCWLCNKKVGLLGFQCRCGYYYCGEHRYADKHDCQFDYKTFEREQLRKHNNRVVADKLQKI is encoded by the exons ATGAGTTCCGAGCAGAACGAGCACTCG TCTGCGGCGCCTCTGTGCGCGAACAACTGTGGCTTTTACGGCAACCCTGCAAACAGAAATTTGTGCTCCAAGTGCTACGTCGAGTTTTTGAAGACGCAAGCTGCTTCGGCGACGCCGTCGCCACCGAGCGCCGCTGCTCAGAGTTCGTCGAACCAGTCTTCTGTCAGCGcatcttcgctcttctctgcagacagTTCTGCCGccagtgtctccgtctccagtTCTTGTGACgtcgctgcctctgcttctgagGAGAGCGCGTCTTCGCCAGCCAGCGCCTCGAGTGTGTGTGCACCGGAGACAGTTGCCCCCGTCGCGTCTTCTGACGTCGATGTCGTTGGGAAAGGGAATGCACAAACTGCAGGTTTGCCGgtacagacgaagaaggaagaagcagacggcgCGAGCAATggagaaatgcatgcagcttcACCTCCGGGAGGAGCCTCCCCCGCCGATGAGAAACCTAAGCAG GTGAAGACCAACCGCTGCTGGCTCTGCAACAAGAAGGTCGGACTGCTGGGCTTTCAGTGCCGGTGCGGCTATTACTATTGCGGCGAGCACCGATACGCAGATAAGCATGACTGCCAGTTCGACTATAAGACGTTTGAGCGGGAACAACTGCGGAAGCACAACAACAGAGTTGTGGCCGATAAACTGCAGAAGATCTAG
- a CDS encoding hypothetical protein (encoded by transcript TGME49_221905~Predicted trans-membrane domain (TMHMM2.0):113-136): MPPFCTFGLFDNHRLKFKEHLVGGGGTGVAEFPGFPARSEPVFEIQCLRYFRHPSLLNLDGEYPKQGFDVFVFRKKLRTVWPPSSSQPDWPSSLGFAAPLLTSPCRVYIPPTQIYANACVIFICVYALALARIRFSACVRSCFREARCFIFDVYAALFCVPAKTFPVSAR, from the exons ATGCCGCCATTCTGCACGTTCGGCCTTTTTGACAA CCATCGGCTAAAATTCAAGGAGCATCTAG TTGGCGGAGGTGGCACGGGAGTCGCAGAGTTTCCTGGGTTTCCTGCTCGCTCGGAGCCGGTCTTCGAGATTCAGTGCTTGCGGTATTTTCGGCATCCATCGCTACTAAATCTGGACGGAGAATATCCGAAACAGG GTTTCGacgttttcgtctttcgaAAGAAACTCCGGACTGTTTGGCCGCCGAGCTCTTCTCAGCCTGACtggccttcctctcttggcTTCGCAGCTCCTTTGTTGACTTCACCTTGTCGAGTGTATATTCCTCCTACGCAGATATACGCAAATGCTTGCGTGATCTTTATTTGCGTATATGCACTTGCCCTTGCACGCATACGTTTTTCTGCGTGCGTACGATCCTGTTTTCGGGAGGCCAGGTGTTTCATCTTTGACGTTTACGCagctcttttctgtgtcccTGCAAAgacctttcctgtctctgcgagATAA
- a CDS encoding NifU family domain-containing protein (encoded by transcript TGME49_221922~Signal peptide predicted by SignalP 2.0 HMM (probability 0.587) with cleavage site probability 0.187 at residue 86) produces MEGCGPQPRVGPCSLRRVSASPPFRGDFFSFLSLFFSFMCLLAHPSRLPNALHLAEAPLFFSTSRLSLLPLSPVACSPLHAKACRAQAPTGAVWRRGADTWETGRDAGRERRGRSRETVETENRSSGSLCCRPQGKSVAFLVQTSFPAFHAQNENSSSLSVSSSSLPSSPLSSSPLSSSPLSSSPLSSLFPRRGPPVLPSRCRALSGDLRGGSVSRVFASSPPAPLSSAGPVAPVADNPFEVYRHPMSSPSASSEVGLNSTMVEQVLESVRPYLRGHGGNVKLVELDSEKKTVRLAFKGACSTCPSAHQTLYEGLQGALREVWPDLSVEEAKDDGVWEEELQPLTIESVLEALKGTRPAIERLGATLEVLSVSPNGDIVLRYRGPNAQTIRIGVEMELRDKLPPDLLGSIDIVTEDKPPEVPSSGKASEESRAAVAEQDATDNAQNQLEAQRGDQKREESGQNVAAGLTDDEEEYEGLEPEPA; encoded by the exons ATGGAGGGTTGTGGGCCTCAGCCCCGAGTTGGGCCTTGCTCTCTGCGCCgagtgtctgcgtctcctccctttcgtggcgactttttctctttcctcagtcttttcttctccttcatgtgtctcctcgcgcacCCATCTCGCCTCCCGAATGCTCTGCATCTCGCCGAagctcccctcttcttctccacctccaggctgtctcttcttccgctttctccCGTCGCCTgttcgcctctgcatgcaaaggccTGTCGAGCACAGGCACCAACAGGCGCGGTTTGGAGACGAGGAGCCGACACCTgggagacggggagagacgccgggagagaacgaagaggacgaagccgagaaacTGTGGAGACCgagaacagaagcagcggGAGCCTCTGCTGCCGTCCGCAAGGAAAGTCCGTAGCCTTCCTCGTCCAGACATCATTCCCTGCCTTCCACGCGCAAAACGAAAACTCGAGCTCTCTCagtgtttcgtcttcttctcttccttcttctcctctttcttcttctcctctttcttcttctcctctttcttcttctcctctttcttctttgtttcctcgtcgCGGACCACCggtccttccttctcgatGTCGAGCGTTGTCGGGAGATCTTCGGGGGGGCAGTGTCTCTCGTGTGtttgcttcgtctccgccgGCTCCGCTTTCTTCCGCAGGGCCGGTCGCGCCTGTGGCAGACAACCCATtcgaggtgtacagacacccgatgtcgtcgccctctgcctcttcggaGGTGGGCCTGAACTCGACGATGGTGGAGCAAGTGCTAGAGAGTGTACGGCCTTACCTCAGAGGCCATGGAGGAAATGTGAAGCTCGTCGAACTCGattcagaaaaaaaaactgttCGTCTCGCGTTCAAG GGCGCATGTTCAACATGTCCCTCAGCTCATCAAACACTGTATGAAGGCCTGCAGGGAGCTTTGAGAGAAGTGTGGCCTGACCTGAGtgtggaggaggcgaaagacgATGGCGTTTGGGAAGAGGAACTGCAACCTCTGACGATCGAAAGCGTCCTTGAAGCGCTGAAGGGCACACGGCCTGCCATTGAGAGACTCGGGGCGACTCTCGAAGTCCTCAGTGTCTCTCCAA ACGGGGATATCGTGCTTCGGTATCGAGGACCTAATGCACAGACGATTCGGATCGGCGTCGAG ATGGAATTGCGAGACAAGCTGCCGCCGGACCTTCTAGGGTCGATTGACATTGTGACTGAAGACAAGCCGCCGGAAGTTCCGTCGTCGGGAAAAGCGAGTGAGGAATCTCGCGCAGCTGTCGCCGAGCAAGACGCGACGGACAACGCTCAAAACCAGCTGGAGGCACAGCGTGGCGatcagaagagagaggaaagcggaCAGAACGTCGCGGCAGGACTGAcagatgacgaagaagaatATGAAGGATTGGAACCTGAGCCTGCGTAG